The nucleotide sequence CGCAGAATGCCTTCCATAATTTCAGGATAGGCCCAACTGTTTTCCGCTGGAATTCGATTCGGATCAATGCCCAGGACCGTTGCGACTTTGGCTCGATCGTCGGAACACTTGAAGTCGTATCCTCCCATCAGGCTGGTTGTGTTGCTGAACAGTCGCGATCCCATCGCGTTGCACTGTCCGGTGATGGAGTTGGCCCCGGTCCCCGGCCGGCCAATGTTTCCCGTCATCAGAGCCAGATTGATGATCGCTTGAGCCGTTCGAACCCCCTGATGACTTTGATTTACCCCCATCGTCCACCAGAACGAAGTTCGGTTTCGGTCGTGAATCGTCTCTGCAAATCGCACGATCTGATCAGGACGTAATCTCGTTTCGGCGGCGACACGCGAAACCTCAAACGGTTCAACAAACCGCGCAAACTGGTCATACCCTTCCGTCGATTGGTCAATGAATCCTTGATCGACCCAGCCGTTTTCAATCAGAATGCGCGCGGTCCCATAAAACAGAATCTGATCCGATTTCGGTGCGATTGCCAGATGCTGTGTCGCGTACATCGCGGTTTCGGTCATGCGGGGATCGATCACGACGATCTCAGGCGATCGGCGATTTCGCATCACGCGTTCCCACATGATGGGATGAGCCAGACACGGATTGGCTCCCGTAAAGACGAGAACGTCAGACTCTTCGAAGTCCGCGTAGGTGTAGGGGGGGGCATCAAATCCAAATGCCTGCTTATACGCGACCACGGCTGTCGCCATACATTGGCGCGTGTTTCCATCACCGTGAAGCATTCTCATTCCGAATTTCGCCAGCGCTCCGAGGAAAGCCATCTCTTCCGTGGCGATTTGTCCTGTGCTGAGAAAGGCAATGGAATGGGGTCCGTGTTGCTCCTGAATCCCCTTCATGCGGGATACAAACTCGGTCAGCGCCGTGTTCCAATCCACAGTGACCAGTTTACCGCTGGCATTCCGCATGAGGGGTGTCGTCGCCCGATCGGGTGCGTCAAGGACCGTGAGGGCTTCCCAACCTTTGGGGCAGGCCATCCCCAGGTTCACCGGGTAGTCCGTCGATGGAGATAAGTTTGCTGCCACGCCATTGCGAAGATGGATGTCCAAACTGCAACCGGTTGAGCAATAGCCGCAGACCATCTTCGTGACAGCTTCGGGCAGATGACGCGAAGGAAGTTGCCCGAGACCGAATCCGCCAGGTTCCTGCACCAGTTCTCGGGCTAATGCCCCTTCGCGCTGATGAATGAGCGACAACGGAGGAACTTGTCGAAGACTGTCAATCAGCTTACTCATGAGCGTACTCCACCCGGCATGCGGGGGCTCGAGACCGCGGCAAAGAACAGGTAGCGTTCGAACAATTCCGCACCGAGACAGCCGAACCAGATGAGACAAATCGTGCTGGCAATCAACGGTTCCGCAAGGACTGATCCGTCCTTCTTCAGCAGATGCAACAACAGCGATGGCAGAGCAAGTCCGCCCAGCACCCCCAGGCTGAGTCGCGCCCATGCCACGGGGAGCAGCGGTCCGCAGACAAGCAAGGCCGAACGCTTCAGCGAGGTCATCCGCGAACTTAATCGATGCCTCAACAGCGCGAGGTCAAACAGCAGCTTTGCCAGATTGAACGCGATGACCATGGGAACCAGTGAACGACCAATTCCAAGCAGCATCCGTGTTGCGACGTTGGCATCAACGAACCATTGCATCAGCAGGCACGAAAGCAACGTCGTCGTCGTCCCCAGCAGCGCAGTCGTTAATGTAAACCGAATGAGTGTCTGTTCGAGATTCCACAGGTCTCGCTGGGTGAAAACATAAATCATGACCGAACAGAAGACCCCGCTGAGCCCGACCGATGAGACCAGTCCCCCGAGGATCGGCAGGTAGGGGTGGACAAAACGCGCCATCGGCAATGCAGTCGACGAGGGCTGACTGTCAATCCAGCATGCCACCGCATAGAGAACTGCTAAGCACGCGAACAGACCGAACAACACAATCTCGCGACTCAGCCATGAGTGTCGCCAGCCCAGAATTCCGCGAAAGGCGTAAAGAGGACGCCCCAGATGGCAGGTGCTTGCGGCGAGGGCGAGCAGGCCAAGAATCAATGCACTCGTCGCATGCAGTGGACGAAAGAATGCAGCCAGATCCGCCCCGACCGTCGTATCGAGAATGAATCCAATCGTGAAGGCCCCAACCGACAATTGCGTCAAAACCAGCATCAGGATCAACGGCCAATGAGGATGGGCAGGGCTGATCGAATAATAGTCCGCAGGCAGCATATTCCGCGGAAACTGACGTGAAGTTTTATAGGTCGTCGTCGGCAGTGTCAGACTGGGATCGGGAGCCGCGGGCAGAAAGTTGTTCGCCTCGGAATCTTCGATCACTCGCTGAATGCTCACAACCCCAATCGCGATCGCTTCGTGAGGACATGCCTGCACGCAGGCTGGGGCCTCCCCCTTCGACAACCGATTCGAGCACATGTCGCACTTGCGCACGATCCCTTTCCCCGGATGATATTTGGGAACGTTGTAGGGGCAGGCAAGTGTGCAGTACTGGCAGCCGAAGCATTGATCGTCCAAGTGCTTGACAATACCCGTCTCGGCATTTTTTTCGTAAGCATCCACAGGGCAGGCGCTCATGCATGCGGGCTCGACACAATGATGGCACGCCGCAGTCACATGCTGCATGACAGGATTAAATTCGGTCCCGCCGACAAGCAGTCCCACATCACGCCACGTTTCATTCTGATCCAGTCCATTTAACGAGTGGCAGGCCGTGACGCAGGCTTTGCAACCCGAACAGCGGTCGAGGTCCACCTCAAACGCATACTGCTGCCCTGCCGCAGGAGGTGTCGCCGGGAGGAGCTTCTCGTAGTACCTGGCCTGGGCGGGTCTGTTATCAGTCCGGTGTTCTCGAGAAAACATCTCAACAGCGCTTAATTCCTGCTGCTGCTGAAGGAGATGGGCGATCAACGAAATGCCGTCAGGACGCTCGGCCGGAACCGGAGAAAGATCATGATGAAAATCCTGCAGTGTCAGGGGGCGGGTTTGGAGTGTCGTCATGATGCAGTCACCGATTCAGGGTGTTCTGCACAGCTCGTTGCCAGGCTGCAACCAATCTCCGTGGCATACACGTCATCAAGGATTTCGACGCGCGGAAGATCCAGGTAGACGCTTCCCCCTTCGACTTTGATCGGGAAGGTTTTGATTTTGTACTCCGCATCCGACAGGGATTCGCCAGTTTTCAGCGAGAAGGTTTTCTTGTGAAGTGGACAAGCCACTTTCGGGGTCCCGTTCGCATCACCAATCAGTCCGCGCGACAGGACGAACGCTTTCTTGTGCGGGCACATGTTTTGAGTGGCGTACCATTCCCCTCGGCTGGAGTAGTTGAAAACCGCGATCTGCGTTTTGCCGTATTTGACTGTCGCACCTCCATCCATGGGAAAGTCATCGACCGCCCCCACTTTGACCCAGCGAGTCTCCGCGTCAGTCACCCGACCGAATTGCCGGTCGACATCTGACTGGAACTGTTCCAGAGAGACAATTTCGTTCGGCCAGTCAGCCGGACGGGTCTGGCCCCGTTCCGTCACGAATTCGATGCAGGGTTCCGTCTCTTCGGTATTGACGAATTGCCGGAATCGCTTGCGCTTTTCGGGGTCATCCACGACCGACTTCCACTCGCACTGATACGTATCAACCAGATGCTGAAGCCTGGACTCCAGTTCTGAGGCCAGTCCCAGCGAGTCGTCGATCACAACCGCGCGGATGTGATCGATCCCCCCTTCAAGCTTGTCGCACCAGACCGAGGTTCGCGTCAGCTTGTCGGCCGTCGCGATGTAGTACATCAGAAATCGATCGATATACCGAATCGCAGTCTCTTCATCGATCCCCGCTGCCAGAAGTTCGGCATGGCGTGGTTTTGTTCCACCGTTCCCACAGACGTAGAGGTTATAGCCCCCTTCCACCGCGATCAGACCAACGTCCTTCGACTGTGCCTCGGCACATTCCCGGGTACACCCTGAAACGGCCATTTTGATCTTGTGAGGTGAACGAATCCCCTTGTAGCGGTTCTCGACTTCAATCGCGAAACCGACTGAATCCTGCAAACCGTACCGACACCACGTCGTCCCGACGCAGCTTTTGACGGTTCTCAGCGATTTGCCGTAGGCGTGCCCGCTTTCGAATCCGGCATCGACCAGCTTTTCCCAGATGTCGGGCAAGTCCTGAACCTGTGCACCGAACAGGTCAATCCGTTGTCCACCCGTAATCTTCGTATAGAGATTGTACTCCTGAGCAACCTCACCCAGCACAATCAGCTTTTCAGGAGTGATCTCACCTCCGGGGACACGTGGCACAACCGAATACAACCCGCCTCGCTGCATGTTGGCCAGAAATCGATCATTGGTATCCTGTAAGGCTTCGTGCCGTGGATCAAGGATATTGTCATTCCAGAGCGATGCCAGAATGGAGGCAATCGTTGGCTTGCAAATTTCGCAACCTGTGCCCGTTCCGTATTGCTTGAGAATCTCGGAAAACGTTTTCAACTGCTTGAGTTTGATCAGCGCGAATAACTCGGTTCGTGAATACGCAAAGTGTTCGCACAAATGGTTCGACACATTCTTTCCGAGCCGCTTCATGTGAGCCTTGAACAGGTCCGTCACTTGTGCAAAACAGCCGCCGCAACTGGCCCCCGCCTTTGTGCACGCCTTCACGGCCGCCGGGGACTCAAGATTGTGTTCCGTAATCGCGGCACAAATCGCCCCTTTGGAGACGTTGTTGCAAGAGCAGATCGGGGCCGAGTCGGGCATGCTGTCGATTCCACCCACCGCCGAAGCCGAGGTCGAACTCCCCACGATCAATTCATGAGGAGGGCAGGGGAGGACCGTACGTGTTTTCGCCAGCATCGAGAGCATCCCGTACTGAGACGCATCACCAACGAGAATCCCCCCCAGCAGATATTTGCCGTCGCGCGAGAACAGCAGCTTTTTGTACTTGCCACCAAACGGGTCTTCAAATTGCAAAGGTGTCGCGGTCTCTATAGTGGCCTCATAGTCACCGAAGCTCGCAACTTCGACACCCATCAGCTTGAGTTTGGTTGAGACATCCGCTTTTTCGAATCGCTTGTCCCCCCCTGTCAGAGTGGAGGCCAGCGCATCCGCCATCTCATACCCCGGTGCCACCAATCCGTAGATCATCCCGTTGTGATACGCACATTCGCCAATGGCATAAATGTGGGGATCAGAAGTTCTCAGCTGGTCATCAATTTTGACTCCCCCCTGCGGGCCGAGTTCCAGGTGAGCCAGAACCGCGAGTTCGTCTCGAGGGCGGATTCCCGCAGATACAACGATCATGTCGACCGGGAGTCGAGTCCCATTGTCAAACTCGATCCCTTCCACCTGGGTTTGACCGTGAACGGCCTTCGTAGTGCAGTTCAGATGAACGTGGACTCCCAGCGCAGCGATCTGATTGACCAGGACCCGGGATCCTGCATCATCGATCTGGCGGTGCATCAGTCGGCCGGTGTTCTGGATGACGTGCGCTTCCAGCCCCAGATCGTAAACGGCCTTGGCCGCCTCCAGCCCCAGTAGACCACCACCGATCACCGCACATCGTCGCGACGTGGAGGCGTGGGAAATCATCCGTTCCAGGTCTTCAATCGTGCGGTAAACAAAGACGCCTCGTTTTTCGATGCCGGGAACTTTTGGAACGAATGGATAGGAACCCGTTGCCAAGACCAGCCGGTCATATTCAATCACCACTCCTTTTTGAGATGTGACTGTCCGTTGCTGGCGATCGATCCGGTCGGCACGATCGCCCACATGCAGTTCGACGCCGTTCGCCGAGTACCAGTCGAGCTTTGCAAGCATTAGCTTTTCTGCATCGCGATGGGCGAAGAACGATGTCAGCCCGACCCGGTCATACGCCGCTCGAGGTTCTTCGCAGAAGGTCACGATCCGATATTGCCGAGCTGTGTCGTATTGAACCAGCTTCTCGCAGAAACGAAGTCCGACCATTCCGTTGCCAATGACAACGATCGTCTGTTGGTCCGAAGCGCAAGTTTGACGGGATTGGGCAGTGATCATGACCTACTCATCCTGAGCAACAGAAAGTTGAAGCGGAAATCGACGCAATGAGACAGGCACCCCTCAAACCACGGCGGGGGCACGTGAGAGTTCCAGGTCTGTCTGGTCCGGCAAGCGGTCGCTCAATGGGGGACTCACCGTCTCCGGTTCGCCAGCGAAGCGGACCGTCAGCACAGTGAACGACGCACACGTGACGCAGATGCCAAGAATGAACAGGGCTGTCGGCCAGGTGAGTGCGTTACTTTTGAAGAGGAACCCCGCAGCCACGGCCCCCGCGTTGCCTCCTGCTCCAACAATCCCCGTCACGCTGCCCAGGGCTTTGCGATTCAGGAATGGGGCAACAGAATAGGTCGCGCCGTTGGACATTTTGACGAACAATCCCAGCAGCATCAGCAGCGGAATTCCTGCCCATAATGTGCGTGCTTGGGAAAAGAGAAGCAGAGCCAGTCCTTCACAAAATAAGGCGATGAACAGCCATTTGACTCGTCCATTCACCCCCCATCGGTCCCCAAACCGGTCGCCGATAATTCCTCCCAGAGCCCGTGCGAAGAGATTCATTCCGCCAAACAGGCCTGCAATCATCCCTGCCGTCGCCACGGCTTGAACTTTGTCCCCGCTGCTCAACTCGCCGAAGTAGTCGACGAAGTACAACGCAGCGATATTGTCGAGCGTTAATTCCATTCCAAAGCAGCAGCCATACGCCAGAAATAGAATCCAGACTCGATAGTCGCAACAGGTCTTCCAGAAGGATCCCGATCCTGCTTTTGAGGACGTCAGGTGTCCCTGGCGTCGCAAGTCTGAAAAGTTGCCCGCCGGGGTGTCCTGCGTCAGGAAATAATAGGCGACCCCCATGAGCGCACAGACGATTCCCGTGATGAGCAGGCTGACCCGCCACGCACTGGCAGAGCTGAATCCAGGAAGGCTGAGGAAAGCGGCGAACATGAGCGGAATCACCATCTGCGTGACTCCCCCACCCAGGTTCCCCCAGCCGGCCGTGGTCGCGTTGGCCGTTCCAACACAGTTGGGAGCAAACATGATCGAAGTGTGATATTGGGTGACGACAAACGAGGCCCCAATCACTCCGATCGCAATCCGAAACAGCAGAAACGTCACATAGTCAGAGGCGAGTCCGATCAACATGACCGGGACCGCCCCCACGATCAAAAGCCCCGAGTAAGCGAGTCGAGGCCCGATCCGGTCACACAGCCAGCCGATGAACAAGCGGGCGAAGAAGGTAATTCCCACCGATCCGATGATACACCAGCCAACCTGATCTCTCGTCAATTGGAATTCGTCGCGAATGATCGGCATTAAGGGTGCAATGCCAAACCACGCGAAGAAGCAGAAGAAGAAAGCGATCCAAGACATATGAAACGCACGCATCGGCGGCGAATGAATGTCCAATAATTGAATGCGTGTGGCCTTGGCAGAAACATCCATTCAGTTTTTCCTGTCACAGATCACCGACGAAATGGAACTCACGCAGTCGCTGGCTCGTGCGAAGTCTCGAAAGGAAATCACTGCGAGAACAAATTCATTGCGGCGGTGTCGCGCTATCAAATGGGTGACTTCCCAGCGGAGAACCCATTTCTGGCTCCGAAGAAGTCGCGCCGAAATCAACGAGGAACTCGGACAACTCGAGGTGCCAGTCCCATGTTCTCAACACGGGGTTGAGTACGATGCGGAAACGAAAGCACTTCTGTTTTTCATGCCACTCAGTGGATTGACCCTCGTTGGCAAAGGATGTGCCTGCAGTTGTTCGGCGTGATTTGCACGGGCTCGAAATTTCGGACAGCCGAACGGTTCCATGTGGAAAGTCACCATCACCTTGAGGAAGCGAGTTGCGTCAGGCCAAGTATGCCTGATGGCACTTCCTCAATATGCTTTCCCGACCAAGATCCGGTGCGTAAAACTTATCATCGGAATCACTTACAACGTCGTACAGACAGCGAGACACGTAGAAGAGACAGACTCCACCGCTCGTTCTCCCGCAACATTCCTGTCCTTCGATCGCCTCTGCCGAGAAGCCGCCTGCGCACAGTTCATGCACACAATTGCCGCTTTTGGTGGCATAGCATGTTCTCAAGGGGCCGCCGCGAAAAGAGCCCGATTCTCAAGGAATCTCTCCCCCCGGCCTCTCTTCCTTGAACCTCTCTTCCTTGAATGCACTTGGCAACCTGACACCTTTCCTGCCGCACTAAGGGGTCACCTGTCAGCGGAACGAAGTTTGCGTCCTGCCACTGCTGGAACTGCTATCCTCCCTGTCTCGGGCACGATGCTCACAACAGACTTCAACAGGACTTTTGGCCGCCCGATCACTGGTAAACTTTCCCGCACACACTGGCTTGGTACCTTTGGAAAATGGTGCGAGAAAACCCCGCTCGACGACTCGACAAACGGATCTGGTTTTCGCTGAGTCTCTCAGCGGGGCTCGTCATTCTGCATCAATTCCTGATTCAACCGTCTCTCGTCCAATTGACGTCCGATGCCCCGGTGATCAATCTCGCGGGACGGCAACGGATGCTGTCCCAGAAACTGGTGAAGGAGGCACTGGCCTTCGTCGCCACCACCGAGAATACGACGCGGGAACTGCGACGCGGGGAGTTTGCCGAAACCCTCGAAACCTGGCGATCTGCCCATCTGCAACTCCGGAGAACGACCGTCGAAAGGGGCCTCTCGACCAATCCAGAGCTTGACTCGGGATATCGGCGCCTTGAGCCGCTCTTTCAGGCGATGAACGATGCCGGGATAAAGCTTCTGGCAAGTCATGATTCCCATGCCCAGCAAAGTGCCCTCGAAGGATTGCTGCTCAATGAACCCGAGTTCCTGAAGGAAATGCACAGTCTGGTCGGCGTGTACGAAGACCAGGCACGAACGCACGTGCGGCAATTGCAGGGGCTCGGTTTTGTCATCATGGTCGGAATTCTGGGAACGCTCCTGCTGGTTCAGTTTGGTGTGATGCGCCCCGAACTGAACAGTGTGGGAAAGGCTTGGGAAAAATCCGAAGCGAACTACGAACTGCTGGTGGAATCCATGACGGATGGCCTGGTCGTCCTGGATGCAAACGGCAGGATCGAATTCGCCAATCGACGGCTCGGAGAGATGCTCGGCCAGGAGAGTGAAGTCTTCATCGGACGTTCTCTCTCAGAGTTCGTGGCAGCAATCGACCAGCCGACTTATCAGCGCCTGCTTGCCATTGATGAATCCCCACAGTCAGCCGACATCAAGTTTGTTCGCTTTGAGGGAGGGGAGGTCGAGACCTCAATCTCGCCTCAACGAATGAGCCGCATTCAGGGAGACCCGCCCCGTCTACTACTGGTCATCACGGATACCACCATTCGCAAACAGATCGAACGTCGCAGCCAGGACCTTCAAACGCAACTGGTACACGCGAACCGGTTGAAGTCGATGGGAACCATGGCAGCAGCTCTGGCCCATGAAATCAACCAGCCACTGGGAGCCATCTCCAACTACGCGGAAGGCTGCCTCACCCGGCTGACCGGTGCTTCGCCTGATCCCCGGGAACTCGTCAGTCCCTTGCGTGCCATACTGCAGGCCTCTCTGCGCGGAGGCGAAATCGTTCGACGCACACGCAACTTTTCCCGCCGTCGCCCCTTTCGACTCGCCCCCGAATCCCTTAACGAACTTGTTCGTGAGATCGACGAACTTTGCCGGCCCGAAGCCCGGCGACGCTCCGTTGTCCTGGAACTCGACCTCGACGACACTCTGCCCGACGTGGCCGCCGATGGAATCCAGATCCAGCAAGTCTTGGTCATCCTCATTGAAAACGCTTTCAACGCACTCGATCACAGGGACCCCTCGCAAAGGAAGATCACGCTGACAACGCGTGCACGACCGATCGATGAGATCGAAATCTCCGTCAAGGATTCGGGACCGGGTCTGGTGCCTGACACGTCACAGTCCCTCTTCGAACCATTCGTCACCACGGAAGTGAACGGGACTGGCCTTGGCCTGACCATCGCCCGTGGAATCATCGAAGCTCATGGCGGAAAAATCTGGCATGAACCCAATGACGCTGGCGGTGCCGAATTCCGATTCACTCTGCCGATTCTGGCCGAGTCACCCGGGTCCGACCAAACCTGGCGCAAGGCACAGCCACCAACACCGCTGGATGTGAGCGAGGCTGTGGACGCGGATCTCCTGGAAACATCCCTTCTCGGTAACCAACCCCTCCCTTCCGACATCCAGAACGTCTGTACTTCCGTCGCCTCAACACAGAGGGACCGAACATGATTGGAGACGGTTCCCCTGTCGCTTTCATCATCGATGACGACGCGGACATGCGTGGATCGCTGGAATTTCTGATTCAGTCCATTGGAATTGCGACCGTCTGCTATGCTTCGGCAACCCGCTTCCTGGAGAACCTGACCCCTTCGCCAGCAGGTTGTGTCGTGTGCGATGTGCGCATGCCCGAGATGAGTGGTCTTGATCTGCTCGAACACCTCGTCCGACTTAGCAGCCCTCTCCCGGTCATCCTGATGACGGGCTTCGCCGATGTCCCCATGGCCATTCGGGCCATGAAGCTCGGCGCCGCGGAATTCATCGAAAAGCCCTTCAGTGGTCAGGTGATGCTGGAAGCCATCCAGCGCACCTTGATCGAAGATCGCACTCGGCGCACCTCGCGTGAGATATGGAGCGACTTCGCTGGCCGCATGGCAAACCTCACCGAAAAGGAACGCTCGACACTCGATCTGCTCATCTCGGGTGCCCCCAATAAGACCATTGCAGCGCGACTTGAGATTACCGAGCGGGCGATTGAAGGGAGAAGAGCCTCCATCATGAAGAAGCTCGGTGTCAGCACCTTCGCCGAACTTGTCCGACAGGTCACTCAATATGAACTTCTGCCCCAACTGCACGAGCGACCCCGCCTGTGACCTGTTGCGAGGCGACACGGAACCGAACAAGGCAGATACGGTCCCGTTCAACCCGTTCCCCGGAATGATTCCCAGTCGTTCGCACCTCCCGCCATCGCATCGAGTCGCGGCCGTGACGTCCCACACGAGCATCCGGTGGAGACGTCCTGGCCTGTGTCGCCCATCTCAAATATAAAAAGTCCCCTTGAACGGAGAGGTCTAACGGGAATGACCCCACGTCGAGATCAGGAGAGCCACATTCCTGACCCGAGTGGCGGAAGGAGGGTGAATTCCGAACTATTCCGGCTGGCCCTGTTCGGACGACTGTTCGGGAGTGTCTGGCGATGTCAGCCAGTTGCTGATGACGGGATAATCGGCCCGATCATGGCTGACGACCTGAGCATGCCGTCGTCCACTCGCGCGGCGATGTTCGCTCTCGCCATCCTCAATTTCCGCATAGGCAGGGACCATCACCGTCAGCATCATCAGTTGCGCAACACCGACTCCGAAGATTCCCCGAATTGTATCCATACATCACTCTCTACTTTTTTACGTGAACCATTCGTTACGATCGAAAGAGCGAAGTTGCTTTCGATCTTACTGGCGGTAAATACGTCATTCCGGGCCACTGCTGACAGGTGAATTCAAACCGTCTTGCAGTAATGAAAGTGAATCGCGATTCACCGCTGAATTTCGCGAAAGTCAGCCCGCGAAGCTTTCAGAACTGTAAACGCACTCACATCGCAGAGCCCCTATTCAGCTCCCCCCGTCCACGCGCCGCCACTTTCCTCTGCCTAGCGCTCGTCATTTAATCACCACCAGGCCCATTGAAGGTCAACCGGCATTGAGAAGTCGTGACGAGCATTGATAACGACGAGAGCTCACGGAGAGATCTCCCGGGGAATGGCTTCGGCGTGACGGGGCAGAGGGGGGATCCCATTCCGAGTTGTTCCAGCCCCTCCGTTCCCCCCCGCCGTCGACAATTGAGCCAGCGCGGGATAGTTTCATAAAACGAACTGCGCGCTGCACATCGTTTGAGCACCTTGAGCATCTAATCGCAAAACACCTGTTTTTCAGGCGTTTCAATTAGATGCTCAAGCTTGAGCATCTTGAGCACCTTGAGCATCTAATCAACCCCCGGCCAGGAACACGTCTCCTGTGCATCACGCACCTCCCCGGAAAAAGCTCCACGCCCCGTCGGCCCCCAGTGCCGTCGGCTCTCCGTGCCGGGTCAAACTCCACCAACAGAATCTGCGCCAGCGCAACCCGCCCCCGCGTCGACACAACACGAAAAATAGCGACAAAGAGCTTTGTAGCATAGAGACCACCACAAATAACGTCAAGATGTCTTGTCGCAGGATTGCTTTATGCGGACAGTCTCGCAGCATCCGCGCCGAGGTGCTGTCCCCCA is from Schlesneria sp. DSM 10557 and encodes:
- a CDS encoding ATP-binding protein → MVRENPARRLDKRIWFSLSLSAGLVILHQFLIQPSLVQLTSDAPVINLAGRQRMLSQKLVKEALAFVATTENTTRELRRGEFAETLETWRSAHLQLRRTTVERGLSTNPELDSGYRRLEPLFQAMNDAGIKLLASHDSHAQQSALEGLLLNEPEFLKEMHSLVGVYEDQARTHVRQLQGLGFVIMVGILGTLLLVQFGVMRPELNSVGKAWEKSEANYELLVESMTDGLVVLDANGRIEFANRRLGEMLGQESEVFIGRSLSEFVAAIDQPTYQRLLAIDESPQSADIKFVRFEGGEVETSISPQRMSRIQGDPPRLLLVITDTTIRKQIERRSQDLQTQLVHANRLKSMGTMAAALAHEINQPLGAISNYAEGCLTRLTGASPDPRELVSPLRAILQASLRGGEIVRRTRNFSRRRPFRLAPESLNELVREIDELCRPEARRRSVVLELDLDDTLPDVAADGIQIQQVLVILIENAFNALDHRDPSQRKITLTTRARPIDEIEISVKDSGPGLVPDTSQSLFEPFVTTEVNGTGLGLTIARGIIEAHGGKIWHEPNDAGGAEFRFTLPILAESPGSDQTWRKAQPPTPLDVSEAVDADLLETSLLGNQPLPSDIQNVCTSVASTQRDRT
- a CDS encoding molybdopterin oxidoreductase family protein produces the protein MSKLIDSLRQVPPLSLIHQREGALARELVQEPGGFGLGQLPSRHLPEAVTKMVCGYCSTGCSLDIHLRNGVAANLSPSTDYPVNLGMACPKGWEALTVLDAPDRATTPLMRNASGKLVTVDWNTALTEFVSRMKGIQEQHGPHSIAFLSTGQIATEEMAFLGALAKFGMRMLHGDGNTRQCMATAVVAYKQAFGFDAPPYTYADFEESDVLVFTGANPCLAHPIMWERVMRNRRSPEIVVIDPRMTETAMYATQHLAIAPKSDQILFYGTARILIENGWVDQGFIDQSTEGYDQFARFVEPFEVSRVAAETRLRPDQIVRFAETIHDRNRTSFWWTMGVNQSHQGVRTAQAIINLALMTGNIGRPGTGANSITGQCNAMGSRLFSNTTSLMGGYDFKCSDDRAKVATVLGIDPNRIPAENSWAYPEIMEGILRGKIKGLWVVCTNPAHSWINQNQARDILERLDFLVVQDMYHSTETAVRADLVLPAAGWGEKEGTFINSERRLGVLKKVHNAPGHALADFQIFQLIAHYWGCGEMFRRWSSPAAVFEIMKELSRGQPCDISQISDYAFLEERGGIQWPYAGKVPDVRQERRLFEDGKFYHSNGRARFVFEDPRPLTEPPSEKYPFNLLTGRGSASQWHTQTRTSKSAVLRKLYPEQPFVELNPADARKLGIAPKTWVTVESQRGEIRAMAFLTPAVPSGVVFIPMHYEGTNRLTDPVFDPYSKQPSYKSCAVRVVPG
- a CDS encoding DmsC/YnfH family molybdoenzyme membrane anchor subunit encodes the protein MTTLQTRPLTLQDFHHDLSPVPAERPDGISLIAHLLQQQQELSAVEMFSREHRTDNRPAQARYYEKLLPATPPAAGQQYAFEVDLDRCSGCKACVTACHSLNGLDQNETWRDVGLLVGGTEFNPVMQHVTAACHHCVEPACMSACPVDAYEKNAETGIVKHLDDQCFGCQYCTLACPYNVPKYHPGKGIVRKCDMCSNRLSKGEAPACVQACPHEAIAIGVVSIQRVIEDSEANNFLPAAPDPSLTLPTTTYKTSRQFPRNMLPADYYSISPAHPHWPLILMLVLTQLSVGAFTIGFILDTTVGADLAAFFRPLHATSALILGLLALAASTCHLGRPLYAFRGILGWRHSWLSREIVLFGLFACLAVLYAVACWIDSQPSSTALPMARFVHPYLPILGGLVSSVGLSGVFCSVMIYVFTQRDLWNLEQTLIRFTLTTALLGTTTTLLSCLLMQWFVDANVATRMLLGIGRSLVPMVIAFNLAKLLFDLALLRHRLSSRMTSLKRSALLVCGPLLPVAWARLSLGVLGGLALPSLLLHLLKKDGSVLAEPLIASTICLIWFGCLGAELFERYLFFAAVSSPRMPGGVRS
- a CDS encoding MFS transporter, which encodes MDVSAKATRIQLLDIHSPPMRAFHMSWIAFFFCFFAWFGIAPLMPIIRDEFQLTRDQVGWCIIGSVGITFFARLFIGWLCDRIGPRLAYSGLLIVGAVPVMLIGLASDYVTFLLFRIAIGVIGASFVVTQYHTSIMFAPNCVGTANATTAGWGNLGGGVTQMVIPLMFAAFLSLPGFSSASAWRVSLLITGIVCALMGVAYYFLTQDTPAGNFSDLRRQGHLTSSKAGSGSFWKTCCDYRVWILFLAYGCCFGMELTLDNIAALYFVDYFGELSSGDKVQAVATAGMIAGLFGGMNLFARALGGIIGDRFGDRWGVNGRVKWLFIALFCEGLALLLFSQARTLWAGIPLLMLLGLFVKMSNGATYSVAPFLNRKALGSVTGIVGAGGNAGAVAAGFLFKSNALTWPTALFILGICVTCASFTVLTVRFAGEPETVSPPLSDRLPDQTDLELSRAPAVV
- the nirB gene encoding nitrite reductase large subunit NirB, whose amino-acid sequence is MITAQSRQTCASDQQTIVVIGNGMVGLRFCEKLVQYDTARQYRIVTFCEEPRAAYDRVGLTSFFAHRDAEKLMLAKLDWYSANGVELHVGDRADRIDRQQRTVTSQKGVVIEYDRLVLATGSYPFVPKVPGIEKRGVFVYRTIEDLERMISHASTSRRCAVIGGGLLGLEAAKAVYDLGLEAHVIQNTGRLMHRQIDDAGSRVLVNQIAALGVHVHLNCTTKAVHGQTQVEGIEFDNGTRLPVDMIVVSAGIRPRDELAVLAHLELGPQGGVKIDDQLRTSDPHIYAIGECAYHNGMIYGLVAPGYEMADALASTLTGGDKRFEKADVSTKLKLMGVEVASFGDYEATIETATPLQFEDPFGGKYKKLLFSRDGKYLLGGILVGDASQYGMLSMLAKTRTVLPCPPHELIVGSSTSASAVGGIDSMPDSAPICSCNNVSKGAICAAITEHNLESPAAVKACTKAGASCGGCFAQVTDLFKAHMKRLGKNVSNHLCEHFAYSRTELFALIKLKQLKTFSEILKQYGTGTGCEICKPTIASILASLWNDNILDPRHEALQDTNDRFLANMQRGGLYSVVPRVPGGEITPEKLIVLGEVAQEYNLYTKITGGQRIDLFGAQVQDLPDIWEKLVDAGFESGHAYGKSLRTVKSCVGTTWCRYGLQDSVGFAIEVENRYKGIRSPHKIKMAVSGCTRECAEAQSKDVGLIAVEGGYNLYVCGNGGTKPRHAELLAAGIDEETAIRYIDRFLMYYIATADKLTRTSVWCDKLEGGIDHIRAVVIDDSLGLASELESRLQHLVDTYQCEWKSVVDDPEKRKRFRQFVNTEETEPCIEFVTERGQTRPADWPNEIVSLEQFQSDVDRQFGRVTDAETRWVKVGAVDDFPMDGGATVKYGKTQIAVFNYSSRGEWYATQNMCPHKKAFVLSRGLIGDANGTPKVACPLHKKTFSLKTGESLSDAEYKIKTFPIKVEGGSVYLDLPRVEILDDVYATEIGCSLATSCAEHPESVTAS